The window TAAGCTATTGGGAATAAACACATACACTGCGACCTCTGCTTGATACAGTTAGTTACTTGCTCAACCAACACTCCAACACACCTATTTTACTTTTACCCACTTATCAAGTCTTCGAAGTTTTAACATTACATGCAGCTTATTTCATTTATCAAACACAATCTTTTTCTTTGCTTTAATAGAATACTGCTgcgatttttatttatttatttttatttttgcaagcgtaaaaaaaattatattagaaTTTACCAAAAAACAAAATTCGAGAAAGCtaataatacaaatttacaGAGGGGTAAACAAAGTAGCCAACCCTTGATCGACAACAATTTGGAGTCTATCGTATAGCATCAAGGACTTCAAGTGGCACTTGTATGTTCCATTGCCTCTTGCCAAGACTTCCCCATCTGAATCTATAATCCCTTCCTTCATTGAGTCACCTGTCCTTGAGCCAGGCTCTAAGATGACTGCCTGCACCTGTTCATAAAATTTCCAAGATAAATGTCTTAATCATCCAATAACAGTAAGTTTAACATGACTCTCTAGTCGACGTGGAAACTTCATCCCAAAACATTCTCATGGGTCATTCTAGGTTATGTTTATCTCTAAATCAGGGGTGTTTGGTAGAGTGGAATGGAAAGGGGAGAAAAGGAATGAGAATTACTGTTAAGGTAAGAGATATGTAACTAATAAAAGAACAGGCCAAATGGACGGAAACAAAtgaaacataattaaaattagGTGGACCAATTGTAGGTTGTGACTTGTGAGGTGACCCATCAACCAAGAGGTTTGGAGATCCATGTTTGAAGCCGATAGCTAATAACTTATCCCTAACTTTATGTTAGGGTTCCATAATTGAAGCCTCAAGGCCTCACACAAAGTTACACCGGGTTTAGGATATTGTCTCAAAATGTCCCCACCATGTTTAAGTCGAGGAGAAATGGAGAAACTTGACCCAAAAACGAACCTTTTTTAACTGGAAGTTCAATAATTCATTACAAGTTTCAACAAAGTTTTGTGGCAATCTGATGGGGTCACCAAACATGAACCTCAACATAAAACCTAAGCGATTAAAACATCAACCAAGAGGTCGTAGGGTTTTAGTCCCACGATGGAGCAAGATATGTTTGAAACCTTGTCTTTctaaaagataaaacaaaaagtGAGATTATTCCGCACCATTTCGACCCATGCCAGATTATTACCCCACTCATCCGGCTCTGAATATCTTTTGTTGTGTAGGAAAAAACGATAAGTACATTTTCCAATTTCCGgctaaaaatataattcaacATTCCTATTTCTGAGCTGTTTGAGTATATAAATGCAACAAGCCCTCTTCTtatctttattctttttaattttttgttttttgacaAATAGCCTTTCCAATATGAACTATTTGCATTTTTAGTACAACCACAATGTATCGGTTGCAATGTTGCATTGATTTTGGTTTAAAGATTCTTTAAGTTTCTCATTGCCAAAGGGTATCTTACATAATTTTTTAGAAGCTAACTCCTTTCATTTAAACATATAGATGATCAAACATTGCTTTTATATTAGAAAAAGCCAATTAAAAGCTCTAATCTAGAAACACATAATttttaccccccccccccccccccctccacCCCCACCCCCCAcacacaccaaaaaaaaaaagaaaaaaaaaatagagaaagaaaaaagaaaactagaAACACATAAAACACTACAAACTCTCTACTTATATTAAAATTGACTTTTATAGTGAATTTATAAAAGGAAAGCCAGGACAAACCTAGCTGGCCATGCTGCTTAAACCAATTAGCCAGCCTGCCCACCCCACCCATTTCGCCACATCTTGCAAAGAAGCATAGTCCTACTCCTAAATCCTAACATTCTCTAGAATTATGATTTTAGATTTTTTGTCTTGGATGGCAAAAGAATTGGGATATTATATTAATACATGTGATCTATATATGAAGTGAAAAGTTACTGAAATACACTCACCTTAAGATACAAGACGTGTGGGGATCTTACATAATGCCCATTACTCATTTCCGACATCAAGGATATTAAAGCTAACTTTGGGCAGTCCCGCATAAGAATCAAGTCTAGATAACCATCATCAAACTACAAGGAAAACAAGTAAAGAGCAACAATCATAGAACTGAATCAAAgtataaaaaatagaaatagaatCACCTGAAGATGTTTAGATAGACAAATGAAAGGTACAAAATATGTTTTACATAATATAACCCCAAGCGCCAGAGTCCTAGAAAGTATAAGCTATGCATCTTCATATTAATATGTAGATAAAAATGTCTTCAAAGTTCACAGATAAACAACATAATACAATATATCACAGCACTTGTCGAGATTGTTAAAAGAAAACTATACCTtaagaagaaacaaaaagagaaaTGTCAACTAATTATAACAATAGACTCAATGGTTTTCCATTGTCAGAAACTGGATGCATACACTAACAATGTTGGTCATTCAACTTTAAAAAGATGTATGCCATCTACTGCATAACCCACCAAGAATATATGGACAGTTATTTGTGctctttttgtttgttaaatattcaaattttaCTAAATGCAATCTTTTAACAAAATCAATACAGTAATATCAAATATTGCACATATTAAATTTTACATTTACCTGTCCTTACTTTAAGGTAAGAAAGATGGCAACATCTTTGAAAGAGGTTTATGGAGAAAGAACCCTGGTGGACTTTAAGAAACAATATAACAGTTACAATTAacaatatagttttttttttttttttttactttaagcCAGTTATGGAAATAGCATGAGACCTTCAATAAATGGTACCTAATTAGCAGTGGCAATATTGACCCATTCAGTTATGCATGAATGGGGTTGGGTTATGCTTTATTTCTTAACGTGAAAACATAAAATCtatctaaaaagaaaaagcatCAAATGGACTGTTACTTTCTATTTCTAACGAGTCTAACAAGTCAAAAGTTGCCCATTACAAAAGAATCAGACTATCATTGTACTTAAATAACCTGCACTTTGTAATCATATCTAAACACACATATTATTTATAGTCAAACTAAAAAAACTAAGTCAGCCCGATCCATTTTGATCCATACCCAACTATCCTGACCCGTCCATTTGGCCACCTCTACATGTATTCATCAGCTAAGAAACGGCGTACCCAATCGTCTATTTGATTGTCAAATTGGCTGGCTAAATTTTGTATTAAAGTGTGAATCAGTATCCACATCCACatgtaaatatataagtataaacaAACCTTGGCATCGGGTGCAGCCATGGCTGTTTCAGAACCCCAAGAAACATTTTGAAGCCAAATACCAATAAACGGACCATTAAGCTTTCTCCAACTTAAACTTCCCAAGTCAACATTAGGGCCTCGATAACCATGGTGCCGAGGCTTTGGAGGTTCCATAGATTCAAGACCTGAACTGCTTGGTTCTCCTATATTTTCAAAACCAGGAGCAGGGACAAAAGAGATACATCCGTTATATTTCCGCAATCGTAGCATTCTTTGAAGGCCCTGAATAAGTTGTCACAAGAAACCACTATATCATCTTTCATTCACACAACTTAACACATTAGTACATGaatctataaattttatttcCAATACAGAAATAGAACCCAGAAACTGTTGTAAGACAGTACAATAATTATTTACCATCAACATTCTCAAAATAATAGATCAAGTAATTACAAAAATGACAATCAGAAGGTTTGAATAAAGAATGAACAACACAAATAGTTAAAAGAAGAAGATAGTAATTATGTATTACTCATGAAATTAGTGCTGTACAATAGTATCAGGATGTACTTCTGTTTGAACTTGTGATAATTAGCTGTTTCAGTACTTGGTAAATCTGATTATTTAAGAACTTCAAAGGTGATAATCACAATGACTTACGTTGCAGCTACTCGTAAACTGATCATTCCGGACCACGTATAATTTGGAAAACCAGAATCAGTTTCACTATATAATAAACACTATCTACAACGTGAAAACACTAATGGAAACGCAATCCAAGACCCCCTAAGTATAATGTTTATTTAATCAGTAGATTAAGCTTCTAGATGATACTTAAAAAACgtctagttaaaaaaaaaattagtttttccTTTATCAATTAATTGAGGTTTGATGCAAACTCATCCCATGATAGGCTCGCATCAAGCCATAAGCTAGGCGTAGAACACACttccaaaagctagctcaaaggagaaGGGGCCACTTAGACTTATacaccaccaaccaatcccatacttggctgATGTGGGATCATAACAATTCCCCACCCTTTGAGGTCCTCGTTGGTCACTGCTATGTTGGTCAAGGTCGACACCCTTCTTTTTGGGTTCAAGTCATTACTCCATAGGCCACCACTCCGAACTTGTTGGTCACAgctatgttggtcacggttggcacccttcCTTTTTCAGGTCCAAGCTACCACTCCATAGGCCACCAATCTGAGTGTTGGAACTTCGAAGGTAGGGCTGGCTCTGAAACCAAAGGATACAAAGCCAACCCACAATAGGCTCGCATTAagccataagctaggtgtagacctcactcccaaaagctagctcaaaggagaaTGGAACACCTAGACTTGCAAACCACCAActaatcccatacttggccgatgtgggattgTAACAAGGTTTAGCTTAGTATTTTAGCCTAAATGTCCGCAACTACTTCTTCCTATATTCCAACCATACACAAATGCCCAAACACCGACCAAACACCATTTTGTGGAACAAAAAAGTTCAAAAGCAAAATTGTAGAACTTACGTATATATCCATTCGAGCACTTCCCATCCACCGATATCGCTCAGATTCAATATCTATGTCTGCTATCAGCCCtttaaaagaagagaaaaataaaaagaaaaaagattccTAATTAAGTACTTAGATGCATAACCATCAAGTATTTTGAATCAAACAAAAGCAAGAGCTATgaattaaataacaatatagAATGAGCATGCTTAAATTGTACCCCATGCAAGCATTAAGACACTAAAGAATCTTGTCTCCCCCTGCCAGATTGTTGCTACATCCAGAGACCGTTTATGCCCTGCCAGAGATGGATCATGTAACACAAACTccagttaaaataaaaaaactgcGTTCACAAaagatatttacatatataactatACCTCGGATTGCCGTAAGCATAGCATAAGCAACTGTACATGGCTGACCAGCCGAATGCAGAAGAGATTTTATCATTCCATTTCCAGTACCTTCATCAAAAACATTTGTCTAAATGACCCACCACAATGATTTTCCGTCTCACCGTAAGAGAATTACACAAAGGGGGATGTTAACGAAAGGGCTGCCACATATGATATTAACTTGAGCATAGATAGTGAAAAGGGACTTAACTACAAATGACCCTTGCATAAATTAGCATGTAAGAAACCAGATCACATAGACAAATCATTTCAAGTCCTATAAGCTTGATATCTGATCTTCTTATGGAGGCTCCACTTTGCAGCTAACCAACTCCAATTAGAGAGGTAGcagttaataacttaatatgagGTAGGAATTCACTAGTAACAACTTAGAAAATATATGCAAGCACACAGTACGTGTAGAAAGAGAGAAACTGATTATTTACTAAAAACTGTTGACAGAAATAGTGAAACCATGTCATAGTTAAGTTGTTCTGCATGAGAAAGGATAAATAATGACGCTGTTCATCGATATAGCTCCCTTGTCTCTCCGTCTCGTCAATATTCATGACATATTCAGCCATTATTCAGTGTTGTAAAAC is drawn from Erigeron canadensis isolate Cc75 chromosome 9, C_canadensis_v1, whole genome shotgun sequence and contains these coding sequences:
- the LOC122581679 gene encoding sphingosine kinase 2-like; the protein is MDQQYIAYEEVLVNGYKTALTLSTDGILRWNDNRNVLRCLSVEKEVVGVSTAGEQIIIKSFVENAGFCFGSFKPSLIRKSFVFEAVSDDSISNLCDKIQGYIDSLGRPKKLFIFVNPFGGSKSASKVFTDDVKPLLQDANVEYTLQETKYQLHAKEVSHKLDLTKYDGIICVSGDGILVEVVNGLLEREDWQEAIKMPIGVIPAGTGNGMIKSLLHSAGQPCTVAYAMLTAIRGHKRSLDVATIWQGETRFFSVLMLAWGLIADIDIESERYRWMGSARMDIYGLQRMLRLRKYNGCISFVPAPGFENIGEPSSSGLESMEPPKPRHHGYRGPNVDLGSLSWRKLNGPFIGIWLQNVSWGSETAMAAPDAKFDDGYLDLILMRDCPKLALISLMSEMSNGHYVRSPHVLYLKVQAVILEPGSRTGDSMKEGIIDSDGEVLARGNGTYKCHLKSLMLYDRLQIVVDQGLATLFTPL